Proteins from a genomic interval of Kitasatospora herbaricolor:
- a CDS encoding HD domain-containing phosphohydrolase, translated as MSRRRGPVRRAEQRVPRPAAGPDAPAEQSAPPAGQAPGGAPRRPRGAGAVPAVLHTAAATLLVAAVAATAAAGVAQPLVAVAFLTLIAVGECVRITLPGDREQAPIGAAAALAYALLGPLRGLPTTHGVLQVVAVAGAGSLLAAVAPVLSRALPGAYGRALRRRRGRPWGDPVRRDTAARRLLTVGFAAAVFQPLYNGGLLDRLPSAGPAYGVFLAAVAALAALCDATLAAALHRARTGLRFPAALEDELRSLPGIGSAIVATGMLVSLAAGEIGLWALPVFCAPLLLAQVSFRRAAAIRATTGQTIATLARATEVAGYTPPGHARRVADTACALGRELGLGTRELALLEYAALMHDVGQLSLVEPVPDGATALLPTAEQQRIARLGSEVIRRTGVPPRVAEQVARLADPCRRPDGGLDRSLPLSARIIRVANAHDDLLTAARGRGLSDPAGRLEALEALRLERGRAYDPRVVEALARMGGRAREPG; from the coding sequence ATGAGCCGCCGGCGCGGCCCGGTCCGCCGGGCGGAGCAGCGGGTCCCCCGGCCGGCGGCCGGCCCGGACGCGCCCGCGGAGCAGTCGGCACCCCCGGCGGGGCAGGCCCCCGGCGGGGCGCCCCGCCGGCCGCGGGGCGCCGGCGCCGTCCCCGCGGTGCTGCACACCGCCGCCGCGACGCTGCTGGTCGCGGCGGTCGCCGCCACGGCTGCGGCCGGGGTGGCCCAGCCCCTGGTGGCGGTCGCCTTCCTCACCCTGATCGCGGTCGGCGAATGCGTCCGGATCACCCTGCCCGGCGACCGCGAGCAGGCCCCGATCGGGGCCGCCGCCGCCCTCGCGTACGCCCTGCTGGGGCCGCTGCGCGGCCTGCCGACCACCCACGGGGTGCTGCAGGTGGTCGCCGTCGCCGGTGCGGGCAGCCTGCTCGCCGCCGTCGCACCGGTCCTCTCCCGGGCGCTGCCCGGCGCCTACGGCCGGGCCCTGCGGCGCCGGCGAGGGCGGCCCTGGGGCGATCCCGTCCGGCGGGACACCGCGGCCCGCCGGCTGCTCACCGTGGGGTTCGCCGCCGCCGTCTTCCAGCCGCTGTACAACGGCGGTCTGCTCGACCGCCTGCCGTCGGCCGGCCCCGCGTACGGGGTGTTCCTGGCGGCGGTGGCCGCCCTGGCGGCGCTCTGCGACGCGACCCTCGCCGCCGCCCTGCACCGGGCCCGTACCGGCCTGCGGTTCCCGGCCGCGCTGGAGGACGAGCTGCGCTCCCTGCCGGGGATCGGCTCGGCCATCGTGGCCACCGGGATGCTGGTCAGCCTGGCGGCCGGCGAGATCGGCCTCTGGGCGCTGCCGGTGTTCTGCGCCCCGCTGCTGCTCGCCCAGGTCTCCTTCCGCCGGGCGGCGGCGATCCGGGCCACCACCGGCCAGACCATCGCCACCCTGGCCCGGGCCACCGAGGTGGCCGGCTACACCCCGCCCGGCCACGCCCGCCGGGTCGCCGACACGGCCTGCGCGCTCGGCCGCGAGCTGGGGCTGGGCACCCGGGAACTCGCCCTGCTGGAGTACGCCGCGCTGATGCACGACGTCGGGCAGCTCTCGCTGGTCGAGCCCGTCCCGGACGGCGCCACCGCCCTGCTGCCCACGGCCGAGCAGCAGCGGATCGCCCGGCTGGGCAGCGAGGTGATCCGCCGCACCGGGGTGCCGCCCCGGGTCGCCGAGCAGGTCGCCCGGCTGGCCGACCCCTGCCGCCGGCCGGACGGCGGGCTGGACCGTTCGCTGCCGCTGTCCGCCCGGATCATCCGGGTCGCCAACGCCCACGACGACCTGCTCACCGCCGCCCGCGGCCGGGGCCTGTCCGACCCGGCCGGCCGCCTGGAGGCGCTGGAGGCGCTCCGGCTGGAACGCGGCCGGGCGTACGACCCGCGGGTGGTCGAGGCCCTGGCGCGGATGGGCGGCCGGGCCCGCGAACCGGGCTGA
- a CDS encoding tetratricopeptide repeat protein: MRIFHRTRHRPSATWRQTTDRAFTLIGDGRYEDAGALLVMAADLEPWLSDSWFNLALLHKFRRDWEQARAAGLRAVALLDREHGAADWWNLGITATALQDWPLAHRAWQAYGLKLPGRAGTPGDGPVSLDLGTTPVRLSPEGESEVVWGRRLDPARIEVLSIPLPSSGRRWGEVVLHDGAPHGERVADGAAYPVFDEIELWAPSPVPTYVVLLHAATAGDRDALERLVADAGYAAEDWTSSVRLLCRACSESRMPADDGRTAHHDPHDDGDAAHPGHLSHLSQGAGGLAWLAERECGIAAPAALVRTLLDRWVAANPGGRAYRDLEEVC, encoded by the coding sequence GTGAGGATCTTCCACCGGACACGGCACCGGCCGTCCGCCACCTGGCGGCAGACGACCGACCGGGCCTTCACGCTGATCGGCGACGGCCGGTACGAGGACGCCGGGGCGCTGCTCGTGATGGCTGCCGACCTGGAGCCGTGGCTCTCGGACTCCTGGTTCAACCTGGCGCTGCTGCACAAGTTCCGCCGGGACTGGGAGCAGGCGAGAGCCGCCGGCCTGCGCGCGGTCGCCCTGCTCGACCGCGAGCACGGCGCCGCCGACTGGTGGAACCTCGGCATCACCGCCACCGCCCTGCAGGACTGGCCGCTGGCCCACCGCGCCTGGCAGGCGTACGGGCTGAAGCTGCCCGGCCGGGCGGGCACCCCGGGTGACGGCCCGGTCAGCCTGGACCTCGGCACCACCCCGGTCCGGCTCTCCCCGGAGGGCGAGTCCGAGGTGGTCTGGGGCCGCCGGCTGGACCCGGCCCGGATCGAGGTGCTCTCCATCCCGCTGCCCTCCTCCGGCCGCCGCTGGGGCGAGGTGGTGCTGCACGACGGCGCCCCGCACGGCGAGCGGGTCGCGGACGGCGCGGCCTACCCGGTCTTCGACGAGATCGAGCTCTGGGCGCCGTCCCCGGTGCCGACCTACGTGGTGCTGCTGCACGCCGCCACGGCCGGTGACCGGGACGCCCTGGAGCGGCTGGTCGCCGACGCCGGCTACGCGGCCGAGGACTGGACCTCCTCCGTCCGGCTGCTCTGCCGGGCCTGCTCGGAGAGCCGGATGCCCGCCGACGACGGCCGCACCGCCCACCACGACCCGCACGACGACGGCGACGCCGCCCACCCCGGGCACCTGAGCCACCTCAGCCAGGGGGCCGGCGGGCTGGCCTGGCTGGCCGAGCGGGAGTGCGGCATCGCGGCCCCCGCCGCACTGGTCCGCACCCTGCTCGACCGCTGGGTGGCGGCGAACCCGGGCGGCCGGGCCTACCGCGACCTCGAAGAGGTCTGCTGA
- the def gene encoding peptide deformylase gives MAEQHDHTHEHDHEHGEAPAAPLKVVGEEPDLSKGTARPITVVGNPVLHHECKDVVAFDAGLSELIDDMFVSMYAAEGVGLAANQIGVDAKVFVYDCPDDEGVRHIGHVVNPVLEELPAGRRVLDDSNEGCLSVPTAYAELARPDFAAVTGQDKDGNAIRVEGTGFFARCLQHETDHLYGQLYIDRLSKRDRKDALKQMAEGTPKYATVPND, from the coding sequence ATGGCGGAGCAGCACGACCACACCCACGAGCACGACCACGAGCACGGCGAGGCGCCGGCCGCCCCGCTGAAGGTGGTCGGTGAGGAGCCGGACCTCTCCAAGGGCACCGCCCGCCCGATCACCGTGGTCGGCAACCCCGTCCTGCACCACGAGTGCAAGGACGTCGTCGCCTTCGACGCCGGCCTCTCCGAGCTGATCGACGACATGTTCGTCTCGATGTACGCGGCCGAGGGCGTCGGCCTGGCGGCCAACCAGATCGGCGTCGACGCCAAGGTCTTCGTCTACGACTGCCCGGACGACGAGGGCGTCCGCCACATCGGACACGTCGTCAACCCGGTGCTGGAGGAGCTCCCGGCCGGGCGCCGGGTGCTGGACGACAGCAACGAGGGCTGCCTGTCCGTCCCCACCGCCTACGCCGAGCTGGCCCGTCCCGACTTCGCGGCGGTCACCGGCCAGGACAAGGACGGCAACGCGATCCGGGTCGAGGGCACCGGCTTCTTCGCCCGCTGCCTGCAGCACGAGACCGACCACCTGTACGGCCAGCTGTACATCGACCGGCTCTCCAAGCGCGACCGCAAGGACGCGCTGAAGCAGATGGCCGAGGGGACGCCCAAGTACGCGACCGTCCCCAACGACTGA
- a CDS encoding ribonucleotide-diphosphate reductase subunit beta gives MLLDPGFELTLRPMRYPSFYDRYRDAIKNTWTVEEVDLHSDVADLAKLSEGERHMIGRLVAFFATGDSIVANNVVLSLYKHINSPEARLYLSRQLFEEAVHVQFYLTLLDTYLPDPDDRAAAFDAVENIPSIHQKAQFCFKYMNAVDHLDSLRTKDDRRAFLLNLICFAACVEGLFFYGAFAYVYWFRSRGLLHGLATGTNWVFRDESMHMDFAFSVVDTVRQEEPDLFDDEMAKQVTEMLEEAVEAELQFARDLCGEGLPGMNTESMREYLQAVADQRLARLGMPVRYGSSNPFGFMELQNVQELTNFFERRVSAYQVAVEGSVAFDDDF, from the coding sequence ATGCTCCTCGACCCCGGCTTCGAGCTGACGCTGCGTCCGATGCGGTACCCGTCGTTCTACGACCGGTACCGGGACGCGATCAAGAACACCTGGACCGTGGAGGAGGTGGACCTGCACTCCGACGTCGCCGACCTCGCCAAGCTCAGCGAGGGCGAGCGGCACATGATCGGCCGGCTGGTCGCCTTCTTCGCGACCGGCGACTCGATCGTCGCCAACAACGTGGTGCTGAGCCTCTACAAGCACATCAACTCGCCCGAGGCCCGGCTCTACCTGTCCCGGCAGCTGTTCGAGGAGGCCGTGCACGTCCAGTTCTACCTGACGCTGCTCGACACCTACCTGCCCGACCCGGACGACCGTGCGGCGGCCTTCGACGCGGTGGAGAACATCCCCTCCATCCACCAGAAGGCGCAGTTCTGCTTCAAGTACATGAACGCCGTCGACCACCTGGACTCGTTGCGGACCAAGGACGACCGGCGCGCGTTCCTGCTGAACCTGATCTGCTTCGCGGCCTGCGTCGAGGGCCTCTTCTTCTACGGCGCCTTCGCGTACGTGTACTGGTTCCGCAGCCGCGGCCTGCTGCACGGCCTGGCCACCGGCACCAACTGGGTGTTCCGCGACGAGTCCATGCACATGGACTTCGCGTTCTCCGTGGTGGACACCGTCCGCCAGGAGGAGCCGGACCTCTTCGACGACGAGATGGCCAAGCAGGTCACCGAGATGCTGGAGGAGGCCGTCGAGGCCGAGCTCCAGTTCGCCCGTGACCTGTGCGGCGAGGGCCTGCCCGGCATGAACACCGAGTCGATGCGGGAGTACCTGCAGGCCGTGGCCGACCAGCGCCTCGCGCGCCTCGGCATGCCGGTCCGCTACGGCTCCAGCAACCCGTTCGGGTTCATGGAGCTGCAGAACGTCCAGGAGCTGACCAACTTCTTCGAGCGCCGGGTCTCCGCCTACCAGGTCGCGGTCGAGGGCTCGGTCGCCTTCGACGACGACTTCTAG
- a CDS encoding ribonucleoside-diphosphate reductase subunit alpha — MRPGSPLADRRRQERSALTTAASVTLPAQGSSPAAPSDPTVSDPGGALLRLLTDRSVDLPQVDPGHVAAAALRGRHAGSDFAELRGLAVEAAASMIAEDPQYSKLAARLLALEIQDEAVGQGAVSFSASITVGHAEGLIGDTTAAFVAKHADALDALIDQKGDDRFEYFGLRTVQSRYLLRHPITRKVIETPQHFLLRVASGLAVGDDEQSVREVAELYALMSALSYLPSSPTLFNSGTKHPQMSSCYLLDSPLDNLDSIYSRYAQIARLSKHAGGIGLSYSRIRSRGSLIRGTNGKSNGIVPFLRTLDSSVAAVNQGGRRKGAACVYLETWHADIEEFLELRDNTGEEARRTHNLNLAHWIPDEFMRRVNAGGDWSLFSPADVPELVDLWGADFDEAYLKAEAAGKAVRTIPAQTLYARMMRTLAQTGNGWMTFKDASNRAANQTALPGRTVHSSNLCTEILEVTDDSETAVCNLGSVNLGAHVAPGATPADLVNAMDWDRLDSTVRTAVTFLDRVVDINFYPTPEAGTSNSRWRPVGLGVMGLQDVFFKLRLDFDSAEAKQLSTLISERIMLVAYERSSELAEQLGRHEAYAETRAARGQLHIDHFGTTPQWTERWDALRARIATTGLRNSLLLAIAPTATIASIAGVYECIEPQVSNLFKRETLSGEFLQVNPYLVRELKELGVWDAQTRDALREANGSVQDLNWLPAEVRALYRTAWELPQRALIDLAAARQPYIDQSQSLNLFMAAPTIGKLSSMYAYAWKVGLKTTYYLRSRPATRIAQAATGTARAAAPVPVAVTAPTSTLTPEEEAALACSLENPESCEACQ, encoded by the coding sequence ATGCGGCCCGGCAGCCCCCTCGCCGACCGCCGCCGCCAGGAGAGAAGCGCCTTGACCACCGCTGCCTCAGTCACCCTGCCCGCCCAGGGTTCCAGCCCCGCCGCCCCGTCCGACCCGACGGTGTCCGACCCCGGTGGAGCGCTCCTGCGCCTCCTGACCGACCGCAGCGTCGACCTGCCCCAGGTCGACCCCGGCCACGTCGCCGCCGCCGCCCTGCGCGGCCGGCACGCCGGCTCCGACTTCGCGGAGCTGCGCGGGCTGGCCGTCGAGGCCGCCGCGTCGATGATCGCCGAGGACCCGCAGTACTCGAAGCTCGCGGCCCGGCTGCTCGCCCTGGAGATCCAGGACGAGGCCGTCGGCCAGGGCGCCGTCTCCTTCTCCGCCTCGATCACCGTCGGCCACGCCGAGGGCCTGATCGGCGACACCACCGCCGCGTTCGTGGCCAAGCACGCCGACGCGCTGGACGCCCTGATCGACCAGAAGGGCGACGACCGCTTCGAGTACTTCGGCCTGCGCACCGTGCAGTCCCGGTACCTGCTGCGCCACCCGATCACCCGCAAGGTGATCGAGACCCCGCAGCACTTCCTGCTCCGCGTCGCCAGCGGCCTGGCGGTCGGCGACGACGAGCAGTCGGTCCGCGAGGTCGCCGAGCTGTACGCGCTGATGAGCGCGCTCTCCTACCTGCCGTCCTCGCCGACGCTGTTCAACTCCGGCACCAAGCACCCGCAGATGTCGTCCTGCTACCTGCTGGACTCGCCGCTGGACAACCTGGACTCGATCTACTCGCGCTACGCGCAGATCGCCCGGCTCTCCAAGCACGCCGGCGGCATCGGCCTCTCCTACAGCCGGATCCGCTCGCGCGGCTCGCTGATCCGCGGCACCAACGGCAAGTCCAACGGCATCGTGCCGTTCCTGCGCACCCTGGACTCCTCGGTGGCGGCGGTCAACCAGGGCGGCCGGCGCAAGGGCGCGGCCTGCGTCTACCTGGAGACCTGGCACGCGGACATCGAGGAGTTCCTGGAGCTCCGCGACAACACCGGCGAGGAGGCCCGCCGCACCCACAACCTGAACCTCGCCCACTGGATCCCGGACGAGTTCATGCGCCGGGTCAACGCGGGCGGCGACTGGTCGCTGTTCTCCCCCGCCGACGTGCCCGAGCTGGTCGACCTGTGGGGCGCCGACTTCGACGAGGCGTACCTGAAGGCCGAGGCGGCCGGCAAGGCCGTGCGCACCATCCCCGCGCAGACCCTGTACGCCCGGATGATGCGCACCCTGGCGCAGACCGGCAACGGCTGGATGACCTTCAAGGACGCCTCCAACCGGGCCGCCAACCAGACCGCCCTCCCCGGCCGGACCGTCCACTCCTCCAACCTCTGCACGGAGATCCTGGAGGTCACGGACGACTCCGAGACCGCGGTCTGCAACCTGGGCTCGGTCAACCTGGGCGCCCACGTGGCCCCCGGCGCCACCCCCGCCGACCTGGTGAACGCGATGGACTGGGACCGGCTGGACTCGACCGTCCGCACCGCCGTCACCTTCCTCGACCGCGTGGTGGACATCAACTTCTACCCGACCCCCGAGGCCGGCACCTCCAACTCCCGCTGGCGCCCGGTGGGCCTCGGCGTGATGGGCCTGCAGGACGTCTTCTTCAAGCTCCGCCTGGACTTCGACTCCGCCGAGGCCAAGCAGCTCTCCACGCTGATCTCCGAGCGGATCATGCTGGTCGCCTACGAGCGCTCCAGCGAGCTGGCCGAGCAGCTGGGCCGGCACGAGGCGTACGCGGAGACCCGCGCCGCCCGCGGCCAGCTGCACATCGACCACTTCGGGACCACCCCGCAGTGGACCGAGCGCTGGGACGCGCTGCGCGCCCGGATCGCCACCACCGGCCTGCGCAACTCGCTGCTCCTCGCGATCGCGCCGACCGCGACCATCGCCTCGATCGCCGGCGTGTACGAGTGCATCGAGCCGCAGGTGTCCAACCTGTTCAAGCGCGAGACCCTCTCCGGCGAGTTCCTCCAGGTCAACCCGTACCTGGTCCGCGAGCTGAAGGAGCTGGGCGTCTGGGATGCGCAGACCCGGGACGCGCTGCGCGAGGCCAACGGCTCCGTCCAGGACCTCAACTGGCTGCCCGCCGAGGTCCGCGCGCTGTACCGCACCGCCTGGGAGCTCCCGCAGCGGGCGCTGATCGACCTGGCCGCCGCCCGGCAGCCGTACATCGACCAGAGCCAGTCGCTGAACCTCTTCATGGCCGCGCCCACCATCGGCAAGCTCAGCTCGATGTACGCGTACGCCTGGAAGGTCGGCCTGAAGACCACGTACTACCTGCGTTCGCGCCCGGCCACCCGGATCGCCCAGGCAGCCACCGGCACCGCCCGCGCGGCCGCCCCGGTGCCGGTGGCGGTCACCGCGCCGACGTCCACCCTCACTCCGGAGGAGGAGGCGGCTCTCGCCTGCTCCCTGGAGAACCCCGAGTCCTGCGAGGCCTGCCAGTGA
- a CDS encoding glycosyltransferase family 2 protein: MSTATSAPSRRRKSSGRRRNASEPVSGLLLPAPPNAQEKYNYTVRNQWVLTLCSVISFVCLVISQVELFRVGSWFWLCVPFLVFTVVYYLVSLRVNSFTPNFDLKEHRRLVRKWTPAEYPTVDVFLPVCGEPIETLHNTWTHVRKLAEHYPGLVMPYVLDDAASPAVEAMAADFGFRYGVRENRGWFKKAGNLHYGFDRSDGEYILILDADFAPRHDLLDEVLPYMDRDPKLGIVQSPQFFRVLDSQNWIERGAGAIQELFYRSVQVARQRNNGAICVGSCAVYRREALAENGGTTLIAHSEDVHTGFDLRGLGWDLQYIPVALSTGVCPDTAGAFQNQQYRWCMGSMSLLTSKKFWQAKLGFTTRLCYVSGFLYYMHTALMTFALPMLPIMLLVLQPRLLEVRHLVLVIPSLVYATVIFPLWHRAPYRLEAWAGRMMYGWSHFFAIWDLVRGRQMGWQPTGSNGAKKDKQRRFWWGVIFWSGGTAVVWVGAAVYRMFTMHPPDFALVLSSGLFYAVTVGRILIQPRSQDAVA; the protein is encoded by the coding sequence GTGAGCACCGCGACCAGTGCGCCCAGCAGAAGACGCAAGTCGTCCGGCCGCCGCCGGAACGCGTCGGAGCCCGTCTCGGGCCTGCTGCTCCCGGCACCCCCGAACGCCCAGGAGAAGTACAACTACACCGTCCGCAACCAGTGGGTGCTGACGCTCTGCTCGGTGATCAGCTTCGTCTGCCTGGTGATCAGCCAGGTCGAGCTCTTCCGGGTCGGCTCGTGGTTCTGGCTCTGCGTGCCGTTCCTCGTCTTCACCGTCGTGTACTACCTGGTCTCCCTGCGGGTGAACAGCTTCACGCCGAACTTCGACCTCAAGGAGCACCGCCGGCTGGTCCGCAAGTGGACCCCGGCCGAGTACCCGACCGTCGACGTGTTCCTGCCGGTCTGCGGCGAGCCGATCGAGACCCTGCACAACACCTGGACCCACGTCCGCAAGCTCGCCGAGCACTACCCCGGTCTGGTCATGCCGTACGTCCTGGACGACGCGGCCAGCCCGGCGGTGGAGGCGATGGCCGCCGACTTCGGGTTCCGCTACGGCGTCCGGGAGAACCGCGGCTGGTTCAAGAAGGCGGGCAACCTGCACTACGGGTTCGACCGCTCGGACGGCGAGTACATCCTGATCCTGGACGCCGACTTCGCGCCCCGCCACGACCTGCTGGACGAGGTCCTGCCGTACATGGACCGGGACCCGAAGCTGGGCATCGTCCAGTCGCCGCAGTTCTTCCGCGTCCTGGACTCGCAGAACTGGATCGAGCGCGGCGCGGGCGCCATCCAGGAGCTGTTCTACCGCTCGGTGCAGGTGGCCCGGCAGCGCAACAACGGCGCGATCTGCGTCGGCAGTTGCGCCGTGTACCGGCGCGAGGCGCTGGCCGAGAACGGCGGCACCACGCTCATCGCGCACTCCGAGGACGTGCACACCGGCTTCGACCTGCGCGGTCTCGGCTGGGACCTGCAGTACATCCCGGTGGCGCTCTCCACCGGCGTCTGCCCGGACACCGCGGGCGCCTTCCAGAACCAGCAGTACCGCTGGTGCATGGGCTCGATGTCCCTGCTGACCAGCAAGAAGTTCTGGCAGGCGAAGCTCGGCTTCACCACCCGGCTCTGCTACGTCTCCGGGTTCCTGTACTACATGCACACCGCGCTGATGACCTTCGCGCTGCCGATGCTGCCGATCATGCTGCTCGTCCTGCAGCCGAGGCTGCTGGAGGTCAGGCACCTGGTGCTGGTCATCCCCAGCCTGGTCTACGCGACCGTCATCTTCCCGCTGTGGCACCGGGCGCCCTACCGCCTGGAGGCCTGGGCCGGCCGGATGATGTACGGCTGGTCGCACTTCTTCGCCATCTGGGACCTCGTCCGCGGCCGCCAGATGGGCTGGCAGCCGACCGGCTCCAACGGCGCGAAGAAGGACAAGCAGCGGCGCTTCTGGTGGGGCGTCATCTTCTGGAGCGGCGGGACGGCCGTGGTCTGGGTGGGCGCCGCGGTCTACCGGATGTTCACCATGCACCCGCCGGACTTCGCCCTCGTGCTCTCCTCCGGCCTGTTCTACGCCGTCACCGTCGGCCGAATACTCATCCAGCCCCGATCCCAGGACGCAGTGGCATGA
- a CDS encoding glycoside hydrolase family 26 protein, with amino-acid sequence MTDSNTRPGGRLPVLVRLIAVAALVLPLAACDLLGEKNIGPTPSAAAASGAAAAPGATGAAAAPAEATGLPYDVRPLLKPAKKYLGIAADGAPLSMAAVDEFSAKAGKKPNMIEFYSGWGDEYDSKGARNAWDSGALPYIAWEPFTVSLADIAAGKSDDYVKRYAAGIRNANVPVAISFAHEFNGGWYEWGTKHATAADFVAAYQHLHDVFAQLGVGQVIWVWSPNSINPMPAVALKPYYPGDTYVDWVGIVAYYTHLEAGTFDTLYTPTLTQIRTFTQKPWLIAETGSEPGARKPADIANLAANVIKRPDCLGFIWFNINKETNWRIDSDPQALSSFKQAVSDGRYGFDVKSP; translated from the coding sequence ATGACAGACAGCAACACCCGCCCGGGGGGCCGGCTCCCGGTGCTGGTCCGCCTGATCGCGGTCGCGGCCCTGGTCCTCCCGCTGGCCGCCTGCGACCTGCTCGGCGAGAAGAACATCGGCCCCACCCCGTCCGCGGCGGCCGCCTCGGGCGCCGCCGCGGCGCCCGGGGCCACCGGTGCGGCCGCGGCGCCGGCCGAGGCCACCGGACTGCCGTACGACGTCCGCCCGCTGCTCAAGCCGGCGAAGAAGTACCTCGGGATCGCCGCCGACGGCGCGCCGCTCTCGATGGCCGCGGTGGACGAGTTCTCGGCCAAGGCCGGCAAGAAGCCCAACATGATCGAGTTCTACTCCGGCTGGGGCGACGAGTACGACTCCAAGGGCGCCCGCAACGCCTGGGACAGCGGCGCCCTGCCGTACATCGCCTGGGAGCCGTTCACCGTCAGCCTCGCCGACATCGCCGCCGGCAAGAGCGACGACTACGTCAAGCGGTACGCGGCGGGCATCCGCAACGCCAACGTCCCGGTGGCGATCAGCTTCGCGCACGAGTTCAACGGCGGCTGGTACGAGTGGGGCACCAAGCACGCCACCGCCGCCGACTTCGTGGCGGCCTACCAGCACCTGCACGACGTCTTCGCCCAGCTCGGCGTCGGCCAGGTGATCTGGGTGTGGAGCCCGAACAGCATCAACCCGATGCCGGCCGTGGCCCTCAAGCCCTACTACCCCGGCGACACCTACGTCGACTGGGTGGGGATCGTGGCGTACTACACCCACCTTGAGGCCGGCACCTTCGACACCCTCTACACCCCGACGCTGACCCAGATCCGCACCTTCACCCAGAAGCCCTGGCTGATCGCCGAGACCGGCTCGGAGCCCGGCGCGCGCAAGCCCGCCGACATCGCCAACCTGGCCGCCAACGTGATCAAGCGCCCGGACTGTCTCGGGTTCATCTGGTTCAACATCAACAAGGAGACGAACTGGCGGATCGACAGCGATCCGCAGGCGCTCTCCTCCTTCAAACAGGCGGTCTCCGACGGCCGCTACGGATTCGATGTGAAGAGTCCCTGA